One Campylobacter concisus DNA segment encodes these proteins:
- a CDS encoding PAS domain-containing protein produces the protein MSENKEHMVEESAFLVSKTDLKGRITYCNEPFLKIVGAKQAEVLGKPHNIIRHPDMPRAVFKLLWERIKNKEEIFAYVKNKSFDGGYYWVFANITTSLDVQNNPVGYYSVRRKPNPKAIEIIEPIYQKLLSVEKSGGMDASMKFLTEFLKEKNISYDEFVNNLQRL, from the coding sequence ATGTCTGAAAACAAAGAACACATGGTCGAAGAGAGCGCCTTTTTGGTCTCAAAGACCGACTTAAAAGGACGTATTACATATTGTAACGAGCCATTTTTAAAGATAGTTGGAGCTAAACAAGCTGAAGTCTTGGGTAAGCCTCACAACATCATAAGACACCCAGATATGCCAAGAGCTGTTTTCAAGCTACTTTGGGAGCGCATAAAAAATAAAGAAGAAATTTTTGCTTATGTTAAAAACAAAAGCTTTGATGGCGGGTACTACTGGGTATTTGCAAATATCACAACTTCGCTTGATGTGCAAAACAATCCAGTTGGCTACTACTCAGTTAGACGCAAGCCAAATCCAAAGGCGATTGAGATAATAGAGCCTATATATCAAAAGTTGTTATCGGTAGAAAAGAGCGGTGGCATGGATGCTTCGATGAAATTTTTAACTGAATTTTTAAAAGAAAAAAATATAAGTTATGATGAATTTGTAAATAACCTACAAAGGCTATAA
- a CDS encoding TonB-dependent receptor domain-containing protein, producing the protein MNRSKFIAICLSACVANSLYAVEKENNETKLDGVVVSASGFSQQIKEAPASISVIKGDELTKDSFTSLHSIAQKVPGVNVVGGEDGAASGISIRGMEKSQTLVLIDGKRVNSSSANPKGGAGDMNSNFIPPAEAIERIEVIRGPMSSLYGSDAVGGVINIITKKDFSKFSGNVGISTTINTHKGIGDGRQGDFYINLPLYKDLFALQLWGYKKLRDEDNYKGGYQKSDKRNLSAKLWITPDEHNKFFILGSSEKHDYSRTVGKTATIKTNKVLNAYDYEKKSYGVGYLGEFDSLNADLSYIYDETQRTSLFDSLIPAKAKNHNFNSKFTTFFGAHTLTFGYDFSKQNVGTTFIVSNASRNGLKDPKTYSMSEHAGFIEDEWQILDEKLFLTLGSRLTHNEFFGNHLSPRAYLVYNATDTISLKGGVATGYKTPNVNQISPEVGTIQGGWRIVDFGNKDLKPEKSTTYEVGAYYDNGADFRGSVTLFRNEFKDKILDTDGSNVNKIPAFGPCPPSAKIPSVGCPGWGTYFNIEGATVWGVELSGDYDILSNLNFSSNYTYNKSKIKTGNPTINTPRGPMKFSETNLARLDGKSLTATPEHTLHATLTYKPIKSVKTFFGANYESKLTSVNFGAGNRVRENTKDLLTFDTGVSWDANKHLTLSLNAYNIFDKVRYDEALADDGNYYWYPQEGRRFWFKVAAKW; encoded by the coding sequence GTGAATAGATCAAAATTTATCGCCATTTGCCTTAGTGCTTGTGTGGCAAATTCTCTCTATGCAGTAGAGAAAGAGAACAACGAAACTAAGCTAGATGGCGTCGTAGTAAGTGCGAGCGGCTTTTCGCAGCAGATAAAAGAAGCCCCTGCAAGCATCAGCGTAATAAAAGGTGATGAGCTAACAAAAGATAGCTTCACCTCACTTCACTCAATCGCCCAAAAAGTGCCAGGCGTAAATGTCGTCGGTGGCGAGGACGGGGCAGCTAGTGGCATCTCTATACGTGGCATGGAGAAGTCTCAAACGCTAGTTTTAATTGATGGCAAAAGAGTAAATTCAAGCAGCGCAAATCCAAAGGGTGGAGCAGGGGATATGAACTCAAATTTCATCCCACCAGCTGAAGCGATCGAGCGTATAGAGGTTATCCGTGGCCCTATGAGCTCGCTTTATGGTAGCGACGCGGTTGGAGGCGTTATAAATATCATTACCAAAAAAGACTTTTCAAAATTTAGCGGCAACGTCGGCATCTCAACCACGATAAACACTCACAAAGGCATAGGCGACGGCAGACAAGGCGACTTTTATATAAATTTACCTCTTTATAAGGACCTTTTCGCGCTTCAGCTTTGGGGATACAAAAAGCTAAGAGATGAGGATAATTACAAAGGTGGCTATCAAAAGAGCGATAAGAGAAATTTAAGCGCAAAGCTTTGGATCACGCCAGATGAACACAATAAATTTTTTATCCTTGGCTCAAGTGAAAAACACGACTACTCGCGAACAGTCGGCAAAACAGCTACCATAAAGACAAATAAGGTTTTAAACGCTTATGACTACGAGAAAAAGAGCTATGGCGTGGGCTATCTTGGCGAATTTGATAGCCTAAATGCCGATCTGAGCTACATTTATGATGAGACCCAAAGAACGAGCCTTTTTGACAGCCTCATACCTGCAAAAGCCAAAAATCACAACTTTAACTCAAAATTTACAACATTTTTTGGCGCACACACTCTAACTTTTGGTTATGACTTTAGTAAGCAAAATGTCGGTACAACCTTCATCGTCTCAAACGCCTCAAGAAACGGCTTAAAAGATCCAAAGACCTACTCGATGAGCGAGCATGCGGGATTTATCGAGGATGAGTGGCAAATTTTAGATGAGAAGCTCTTTTTAACGCTTGGTTCAAGACTCACGCACAACGAATTTTTTGGCAACCACCTCTCGCCAAGGGCCTACCTAGTCTATAACGCCACAGATACGATAAGCTTAAAAGGTGGCGTAGCGACTGGTTATAAAACACCTAATGTCAATCAAATCTCCCCAGAAGTAGGCACTATCCAAGGTGGCTGGAGGATAGTTGATTTTGGCAACAAGGACCTAAAGCCAGAAAAGAGCACGACCTATGAAGTCGGGGCATATTATGATAATGGGGCTGATTTTAGAGGCTCGGTAACGCTTTTTAGAAATGAATTTAAAGATAAGATCCTAGACACCGACGGCAGTAATGTAAATAAAATTCCAGCCTTTGGTCCTTGCCCGCCAAGCGCAAAAATCCCAAGTGTGGGTTGCCCTGGTTGGGGAACTTACTTTAACATTGAGGGTGCGACCGTTTGGGGCGTGGAGTTAAGTGGCGACTATGACATCCTTTCAAATCTAAATTTCAGCTCAAACTACACTTATAATAAGTCAAAGATAAAAACTGGCAACCCAACGATAAACACGCCAAGAGGCCCTATGAAATTTAGCGAGACAAACCTAGCTAGACTTGATGGCAAAAGTCTAACAGCAACGCCAGAGCACACACTTCACGCCACGCTTACATATAAGCCTATAAAGAGTGTAAAGACATTTTTTGGCGCAAACTATGAGAGTAAGCTAACAAGCGTAAATTTTGGCGCTGGCAATAGAGTAAGAGAGAACACAAAAGACCTACTCACTTTCGATACAGGCGTCAGTTGGGATGCAAACAAGCACCTGACGCTTAGCCTAAATGCCTACAATATCTTTGATAAAGTAAGATACGATGAGGCGCTAGCAGACGACGGCAACTACTACTGGTATCCGCAAGAGGGCAGGAGATTTTGGTTTAAGGTCGCTGCAAAATGGTAA
- a CDS encoding alpha/beta hydrolase translates to MVRAFKFLLFTLGVTQILQAAPQQTPEPLSQKAASKFEISTFKMSANDEIYKIFTAKLKGQDEFKNVLFLLDANAQFNMLLNEFDGKAAPLIIGIGYDTDKSYEIEKRTRDLTPKAEGEEFSKGGGADAFYHFLTRNLVPLIDEKFNVQGSQKSLYGHSFGGLFTLYAMLKNDGIFSNFFIASPSLWWGGSEILKQNVSEGKFKEKLKAKFVFLSVGELEKRKGKTDKAGILKASDLAQILKQSGVNSHFELFKNETHGSVIPLNLKELLKYLKD, encoded by the coding sequence ATGGTAAGAGCCTTTAAATTTTTGCTTTTTACGCTTGGTGTGACGCAAATTTTACAAGCAGCTCCGCAACAAACGCCTGAGCCACTTAGCCAAAAAGCTGCTAGTAAATTTGAAATTTCAACCTTTAAAATGAGCGCAAATGATGAAATTTATAAAATTTTTACAGCCAAGCTAAAGGGGCAAGATGAGTTTAAAAACGTGCTTTTCTTGCTTGACGCAAACGCCCAGTTTAACATGCTTTTAAATGAATTTGATGGCAAGGCCGCACCGCTAATAATAGGCATAGGATATGACACAGACAAAAGCTACGAGATAGAAAAACGCACAAGAGATCTCACGCCAAAGGCAGAGGGCGAGGAGTTTAGCAAAGGTGGCGGCGCAGATGCGTTTTACCACTTTTTAACTAGAAATTTAGTGCCGCTAATTGATGAGAAATTTAACGTGCAAGGCAGCCAAAAAAGCCTTTATGGACACTCTTTTGGCGGCCTTTTTACGCTCTATGCGATGCTTAAAAATGATGGCATATTTTCAAATTTCTTTATCGCTTCGCCATCTCTTTGGTGGGGTGGGTCTGAAATTTTAAAGCAAAATGTGAGCGAGGGTAAATTTAAAGAAAAACTAAAGGCTAAATTCGTCTTTCTTAGCGTTGGCGAGCTTGAAAAGAGAAAGGGCAAAACTGACAAAGCTGGCATTTTAAAGGCGAGTGATCTAGCACAAATTTTAAAGCAAAGTGGGGTAAATTCTCACTTTGAGCTTTTTAAAAATGAAACCCACGGCAGCGTCATACCTCTAAATTTAAAAGAGCTTTTAAAATATCTAAAGGATTAA
- a CDS encoding RNA-binding S4 domain-containing protein, producing MRVDKFLNVVNITKRRAVSEDMCKSGVVSINGVQAKAAKDVKIGDVITIKFLAREARYEVLAVPTTKSIPKSAQSEYVKEL from the coding sequence ATGAGAGTAGATAAATTTTTAAACGTAGTAAATATCACCAAAAGGCGTGCCGTTAGCGAAGATATGTGCAAAAGCGGCGTTGTGAGCATAAACGGCGTGCAGGCAAAAGCTGCAAAAGATGTTAAGATAGGCGACGTAATCACTATCAAATTTTTAGCTCGTGAGGCGAGATATGAGGTGCTAGCGGTCCCAACTACAAAAAGCATACCAAAAAGCGCCCAGAGCGAGTATGTAAAAGAGCTTTGA
- the tsaE gene encoding tRNA (adenosine(37)-N6)-threonylcarbamoyltransferase complex ATPase subunit type 1 TsaE, translating to MVFELLENELNELVQVLPKSGVVLLSGDLASGKTTLVKAIIKAHGIDESVTSPTFSLMQIYGKDIYHYDIYQIGFDGMAKNGLFENLFEEGLHLVEWGDENLEKALKKNGESYTLVKISLSKNGRKYEVISA from the coding sequence ATGGTTTTTGAGCTTTTAGAAAATGAGCTTAATGAGCTTGTGCAGGTGCTGCCAAAAAGTGGCGTGGTGCTACTAAGTGGTGATCTAGCAAGTGGCAAAACGACGCTTGTAAAGGCGATCATCAAGGCTCATGGGATAGACGAGAGTGTGACGTCGCCGACATTTTCTTTGATGCAAATTTATGGTAAAGATATCTACCACTACGACATCTATCAGATCGGATTTGACGGGATGGCAAAAAATGGCCTTTTTGAAAATTTATTTGAAGAGGGGCTTCATCTAGTAGAGTGGGGCGATGAAAATTTAGAAAAAGCTCTAAAGAAAAACGGCGAGAGCTATACGTTAGTAAAAATTTCTCTTAGCAAAAATGGTAGAAAATACGAGGTTATAAGTGCATAA
- the lptB gene encoding LPS export ABC transporter ATP-binding protein: protein MHKLEVKDLKKTIKKSEIIKGISLEVNSGEVVGLLGPNGAGKTTTFYMICGLISPTSGDVFLNDEKITNVPLHKRAHLGIGYLPQESSIFKELSVEENLLLGAEILNQSKEEISKRVNEMLNMLNIEPIRLRKGVSLSGGERRRCEIARSLIIKPKFLLLDEPFAGVDPIAVSDIQSIVRDLKKLGIGVLITDHNVRETLAICDRAYVIKDGSLLASGSASEVANNKLVRTHYLGEEFKLLE, encoded by the coding sequence GTGCATAAACTAGAAGTAAAAGATCTAAAAAAGACGATTAAAAAAAGTGAGATCATAAAAGGTATATCTTTAGAGGTAAATAGCGGCGAAGTCGTGGGACTTCTTGGACCAAATGGTGCTGGAAAGACGACCACTTTTTATATGATCTGTGGGCTCATCTCGCCAACTAGCGGAGATGTCTTTTTAAATGACGAAAAGATCACAAACGTCCCACTTCACAAAAGAGCGCACCTTGGTATTGGCTATTTGCCGCAAGAATCAAGCATATTTAAAGAGCTAAGCGTAGAAGAAAATTTGCTCCTTGGGGCTGAAATTTTAAATCAAAGCAAAGAAGAGATATCTAAAAGAGTAAATGAGATGCTAAATATGCTAAACATCGAGCCTATCCGCCTAAGAAAGGGCGTTAGTCTAAGTGGTGGCGAGCGCAGACGCTGTGAGATCGCTAGAAGCCTCATCATAAAGCCAAAATTTTTGCTGCTTGATGAGCCATTTGCAGGCGTCGATCCTATCGCAGTTAGCGACATCCAAAGCATCGTTAGAGACCTTAAAAAGCTAGGCATCGGCGTTTTGATAACTGACCACAACGTCCGTGAGACGCTAGCCATTTGCGACAGAGCCTACGTCATCAAAGATGGCTCGCTGCTAGCAAGCGGCAGTGCGAGCGAAGTGGCAAACAACAAGCTTGTTAGAACGCACTATCTTGGCGAAGAATTTAAGCTACTTGAGTAG
- a CDS encoding RNA polymerase factor sigma-54: MLRQKQTLAPKIKLNQTLRSWLPILQSGLDELKETLEPFIKDNPFATIEHKNLEKSEKKRNFFEQVSRNSVSESIEALSIYKESLYEKLVSQINPPLFPTQKSQDIAYKIIECLDDEGYFSYDDEIFADFNENEVERVRARFAYLEPCGVGAKDVKESFLFQLGEAEASDEIIECAKKIILNFENIEKLRKLKFYDDALKIIKKFKNPPAIEYLEDEKEAVPDIFVLSTSSGISVQINDEYYPEISIDTEGLDEKEAFVSSRIKEASELIDALEMRKATLYKIGLMIVEYQYDYFLGGDIKPMKLKDLADELGRNPSTISRAIANKYLSSPRGTVALKNFFATGFDEETSNAAIKEFLLELIKNEDHKKPLSDLKIQELIQAKFNIQIVRRTITKYRKILNIGSSSQRKKIYHING; the protein is encoded by the coding sequence ATGCTAAGGCAAAAGCAAACTTTAGCGCCAAAGATCAAACTAAACCAAACGCTAAGAAGCTGGCTTCCTATCCTTCAAAGCGGGCTTGATGAGCTAAAAGAGACGCTTGAGCCTTTTATAAAAGATAATCCTTTTGCCACGATTGAACACAAAAATTTAGAAAAAAGCGAAAAAAAGCGAAATTTTTTCGAGCAGGTTAGTAGAAACTCGGTTAGCGAGAGCATCGAGGCTTTAAGCATATATAAAGAAAGCCTCTATGAAAAGCTCGTTAGCCAGATAAATCCACCACTTTTCCCCACGCAAAAGTCCCAAGATATCGCATATAAGATCATCGAGTGCTTGGATGATGAGGGATATTTTTCTTATGATGATGAAATTTTTGCGGATTTTAATGAGAATGAGGTGGAGCGAGTTAGGGCGAGATTTGCCTACCTTGAGCCCTGTGGCGTGGGTGCAAAGGATGTTAAAGAGAGCTTTTTGTTTCAGCTTGGCGAGGCAGAGGCGAGTGATGAGATCATAGAGTGCGCAAAAAAGATCATCTTAAATTTTGAAAATATAGAGAAGCTTAGAAAGCTTAAATTTTACGACGACGCACTAAAGATTATAAAGAAATTTAAAAATCCCCCAGCCATTGAGTATCTTGAAGATGAAAAAGAGGCGGTGCCTGACATCTTCGTACTAAGCACAAGTAGTGGCATAAGTGTGCAGATAAATGACGAGTACTATCCTGAAATTTCTATCGACACCGAGGGACTAGACGAGAAAGAGGCCTTTGTAAGCTCGCGTATAAAAGAGGCAAGCGAGCTCATAGACGCCCTTGAGATGAGAAAGGCGACACTTTATAAGATAGGGCTCATGATAGTTGAGTATCAGTATGACTACTTTTTGGGCGGTGACATAAAGCCTATGAAGCTAAAAGACCTAGCTGACGAGCTTGGACGCAATCCTTCAACCATCTCAAGAGCGATCGCGAACAAATATCTAAGCTCTCCAAGAGGTACGGTCGCACTTAAAAATTTCTTCGCAACTGGCTTTGACGAGGAGACTTCAAATGCCGCGATAAAGGAATTTTTGCTAGAGCTTATCAAAAACGAAGATCATAAAAAGCCTCTTTCTGATCTAAAAATCCAAGAGCTAATTCAAGCTAAATTTAACATCCAAATCGTTCGCCGAACTATCACAAAGTACCGCAAAATTCTAAACATTGGCAGCTCAAGCCAGCGAAAAAAGATCTATCATATAAACGGCTAG
- a CDS encoding imidazole glycerol phosphate synthase, translating to MDFNEIDKLISTLKKNLEVIENNGVVEPETKIDALTFNKNVEEIKKRLYSTTDEGSFFKNVFNTEDYYENISSYLEQTNKSLYYKIEKAGVSLKTNQNLQESLTSISNIMQILVAEYQIQNKKKKKSIFSRSGDTAMIRGLLAELMELQNRMNKILHLDSQIVSNVVLENFKTIYTFFYNCIRVAKQRGDELLLVEIAGITDRIIEMIRPVLSGKSLKTNELIYHYLIYELRELKAYAIGEDLA from the coding sequence ATGGATTTTAATGAGATTGATAAGCTGATAAGCACACTTAAGAAAAACTTGGAAGTTATCGAAAACAACGGCGTTGTCGAGCCAGAAACAAAGATCGATGCGCTCACTTTTAATAAAAATGTCGAAGAGATCAAAAAAAGACTTTACAGCACAACAGATGAGGGCAGTTTTTTTAAAAATGTCTTTAATACTGAAGATTACTACGAAAACATTAGCTCATACCTCGAGCAGACAAACAAAAGCCTATACTACAAGATAGAAAAGGCTGGTGTGAGCCTAAAGACTAATCAAAATTTGCAGGAGAGCCTGACAAGCATCTCAAACATCATGCAAATTTTAGTCGCTGAGTATCAGATACAAAATAAAAAAAAGAAGAAGAGTATCTTCTCAAGAAGTGGCGACACAGCGATGATAAGAGGGCTACTTGCCGAGCTAATGGAGTTACAAAATAGGATGAATAAAATTTTACATCTCGACTCTCAGATCGTCTCAAACGTAGTTTTGGAAAATTTTAAAACTATCTACACATTTTTTTACAACTGCATAAGGGTTGCCAAACAAAGGGGCGATGAGCTACTTTTGGTTGAGATCGCTGGCATCACAGATAGGATCATCGAGATGATAAGGCCTGTGCTTTCAGGCAAAAGCCTAAAGACAAACGAGCTTATCTATCACTACCTCATTTACGAGCTACGAGAGCTAAAAGCCTATGCCATAGGCGAGGATCTAGCTTAA
- the murG gene encoding undecaprenyldiphospho-muramoylpentapeptide beta-N-acetylglucosaminyltransferase, which yields MIVICGGGTGGHLAIARSFCEELNRRGIKPIFIGSTSGQDKFWFENDDKFAKKFFLPSSGVVNKRGLAKLKSLTNIISLALKCRQIFKENGVKAVISVGGYSAAPAAIAAIISKTPLFIHEQNAVTGKLNKILKPYAKGFFSSYDELSPCPYPVANNFFESQRVREELKTILFLGGSQGAKAINELAINLAPYLKEKGIKIIHQCGKNALDELKKRYDEFGFSEANLEIFDFSKEIEKKMSEADLAISRAGASSLWELCANALPSIFVPFPYAAGNHQFYNAKFLKDKGIAEICLQNGENLDKDEVIKMIESFDLNKSSKALKDILLPNGAKEIMDKILS from the coding sequence ATGATAGTTATTTGTGGTGGCGGCACTGGCGGACATTTGGCGATCGCTAGAAGCTTTTGCGAGGAGCTAAATAGACGAGGCATAAAGCCAATTTTTATCGGCTCAACTAGTGGTCAGGATAAATTTTGGTTTGAAAATGATGATAAATTCGCAAAGAAATTCTTTTTACCAAGCAGTGGCGTCGTAAACAAAAGAGGTCTTGCCAAGCTAAAATCACTAACAAACATTATAAGCCTAGCTCTAAAATGCAGGCAAATTTTTAAAGAAAATGGCGTTAAAGCAGTCATCAGCGTAGGAGGCTACTCAGCAGCGCCAGCAGCCATAGCAGCCATCATCTCAAAAACGCCACTTTTCATCCATGAGCAAAATGCCGTAACTGGCAAGCTAAATAAAATTTTAAAGCCATACGCAAAGGGCTTTTTTAGCTCTTATGATGAGCTCTCGCCCTGCCCTTACCCTGTGGCAAATAATTTTTTTGAAAGCCAAAGAGTTAGAGAGGAGCTAAAAACGATACTATTTTTAGGTGGCTCACAAGGCGCAAAAGCGATAAACGAGCTAGCTATAAATTTAGCCCCATATCTTAAAGAAAAAGGGATAAAGATCATTCATCAATGCGGCAAAAACGCCCTTGATGAGCTTAAAAAAAGATACGATGAGTTTGGCTTTAGCGAAGCAAATTTAGAAATTTTTGACTTTAGCAAAGAGATAGAAAAGAAGATGAGTGAGGCTGATCTTGCCATATCAAGAGCTGGAGCTAGCTCACTTTGGGAGCTTTGCGCAAACGCCCTGCCATCTATCTTTGTGCCATTTCCTTATGCTGCTGGCAACCACCAATTTTATAACGCTAAATTTCTAAAAGATAAAGGCATAGCTGAAATTTGCCTGCAAAATGGCGAAAATTTAGACAAAGATGAAGTCATAAAAATGATCGAGAGCTTTGATCTAAACAAAAGTAGCAAAGCCCTAAAAGATATCCTTTTGCCAAATGGGGCAAAAGAGATAATGGATAAAATTTTAAGCTAG
- a CDS encoding FtsW/RodA/SpoVE family cell cycle protein translates to MAVDKVIFYLCATLIAISIIFSLSLPVFTVLFFNYDEFHFFIRQFAVGCIGIFLMWWLSRLNPDKALVWIGFGLLISCGIAMGLMHALPASMVTDSGGARRWIRLPGFSLAPVEFFKVGFVYFLAWSFTRKFSDGKRTLMAELKILLPYIILFGIAIFLIAVMQNDLGQVVVLALTFVTMALFAGASVRLFGIGILGAAFVMTVAIVSSEHRILRIKSWWGTIQNMVLSFLPDSVANVLRVADAPEPYQISHSLNAIKHGEFFGEGLGAGIFKLGFLSEVHTDFVLAGIAEEVGVFGILCITAIFITLLYRIFRISARSENKVYHLFSLGIGLILSFSFLMNSYGITSITPIKGIAVPFLSYGGSSVLAICIGIGMVLMVSKKAKL, encoded by the coding sequence TTGGCAGTTGATAAGGTTATTTTCTATCTTTGCGCGACTTTGATCGCCATAAGCATCATTTTTTCACTATCTTTGCCAGTTTTTACAGTTTTATTTTTTAACTACGACGAATTTCACTTTTTTATCCGCCAGTTTGCAGTAGGCTGCATAGGAATTTTTCTCATGTGGTGGCTCTCTAGGTTAAATCCTGACAAAGCGCTCGTTTGGATAGGCTTTGGACTGCTTATCTCTTGTGGTATCGCTATGGGGCTCATGCACGCCTTGCCAGCTTCGATGGTTACTGACTCTGGAGGTGCTAGACGCTGGATCAGGCTGCCTGGCTTCTCACTTGCGCCTGTTGAGTTTTTCAAAGTCGGTTTTGTCTATTTTTTGGCGTGGAGTTTTACTAGAAAATTTAGTGACGGCAAGAGGACTTTAATGGCTGAGCTAAAGATACTTTTGCCTTATATCATTCTTTTTGGTATCGCTATCTTTCTTATCGCCGTTATGCAAAACGACCTTGGTCAGGTTGTAGTTTTGGCACTTACTTTTGTGACGATGGCGCTTTTTGCAGGGGCTAGCGTTAGGCTCTTTGGTATCGGTATCTTGGGCGCTGCCTTTGTCATGACGGTGGCGATAGTTAGCTCTGAGCACAGAATTTTACGTATAAAATCATGGTGGGGCACGATACAAAACATGGTTCTCTCTTTCTTGCCAGATAGCGTGGCAAACGTGCTTAGAGTGGCAGACGCGCCAGAGCCTTATCAAATTTCTCACTCACTAAATGCAATTAAACATGGCGAGTTTTTTGGCGAGGGGCTTGGAGCTGGGATATTTAAGCTTGGCTTTTTAAGCGAGGTGCATACAGACTTCGTGCTAGCTGGCATAGCTGAAGAGGTCGGCGTTTTTGGCATTTTGTGCATCACAGCGATCTTTATCACGCTACTTTATAGGATATTTAGAATTTCAGCTAGGAGCGAAAACAAGGTCTATCACCTATTCTCACTTGGTATCGGTCTTATCTTGTCATTTTCATTTTTGATGAATAGCTACGGCATCACATCGATCACACCGATAAAAGGTATCGCTGTGCCATTTCTTAGCTACGGCGGCAGCTCCGTGCTTGCTATATGCATCGGCATCGGCATGGTCTTGATGGTTAGTAAAAAGGCAAAACTATGA
- the murI gene encoding glutamate racemase: MKIGIFDSGLGGLSVLNEALNKLSEHEFLYYADVKNVPYGQKSRDEILKFSFDAVKFLVRNDAEAVVVACNTATSVAIKELRANLSVPIIGMEPAVKKAHDLSHDDALKTLVIATPVTVNGAKLKELITNLNAKDKTELLALPRLVNFAEKAEFESENVKSYLKEELAKFDLSKFDFLVLGCTHFNYFKDSLREILPPNVSIIDGNEGTIKRLISELKLKISSVNLTPNVKFFYSGEEVCEQNELEKISRNLARLEKMRAIS, from the coding sequence ATGAAGATAGGTATATTTGACTCGGGGCTTGGCGGACTTAGCGTCTTAAATGAAGCTTTAAACAAGCTTAGCGAGCATGAATTTTTATATTACGCAGATGTGAAAAATGTCCCATACGGACAAAAGAGCAGGGATGAAATTTTAAAATTTAGCTTTGACGCGGTGAAATTTCTTGTTAGAAATGACGCAGAAGCTGTCGTAGTAGCTTGTAACACAGCTACAAGCGTGGCGATAAAAGAGCTTAGAGCAAATTTAAGCGTGCCGATCATCGGCATGGAGCCAGCTGTAAAAAAGGCTCACGACCTAAGCCATGATGATGCCCTAAAAACGCTTGTCATAGCCACTCCAGTCACCGTAAATGGTGCAAAACTAAAAGAGCTAATCACAAATTTAAACGCAAAAGATAAAACCGAACTACTTGCTTTGCCTCGCCTTGTAAATTTCGCTGAAAAGGCTGAATTTGAGAGTGAAAACGTTAAGTCATATCTAAAAGAAGAGCTAGCTAAATTTGATCTAAGTAAATTTGACTTTTTGGTGCTTGGCTGCACGCATTTTAACTATTTTAAAGATAGCTTAAGAGAAATTTTGCCTCCAAATGTAAGTATAATAGACGGCAATGAAGGGACGATAAAGCGCCTTATAAGCGAGCTTAAACTTAAAATTTCAAGTGTAAATTTAACTCCAAATGTGAAATTTTTTTACTCAGGTGAGGAGGTTTGCGAACAAAACGAGCTAGAGAAAATTTCAAGAAATTTAGCTCGCCTAGAAAAAATGAGAGCGATCAGCTAG
- a CDS encoding DedA family protein, protein MLHDIIDFIVSSVSSWGYAGIFVMMFLESSFFPFPSEVAMIPAGYLAHKGEMSLALAFISGTLGSLLGAIFNYYLCYFFGREIILKYGKFVGITHEKMDKFEAFFNKHGEISTFNSRLIPGIRQYISLPAGLAKMNIFRFCLFTTLGAGIWCAVLLGVGYFLGSTPDKQTLLTITIALLTVVAAISAIYIVKQRKK, encoded by the coding sequence ATGCTACATGACATTATTGACTTTATCGTTTCAAGCGTGAGTAGCTGGGGGTATGCTGGCATATTTGTGATGATGTTTTTAGAGAGCTCGTTTTTCCCATTTCCAAGCGAAGTGGCGATGATACCAGCAGGATATCTAGCCCACAAAGGCGAGATGAGCCTAGCACTTGCCTTTATCTCAGGCACGCTTGGCAGCTTGCTTGGAGCTATTTTCAACTACTATCTTTGCTACTTTTTTGGACGTGAGATCATCTTGAAATACGGCAAATTTGTAGGCATCACTCATGAAAAGATGGATAAATTTGAAGCATTTTTTAATAAACATGGCGAAATTTCGACCTTTAACTCACGTCTCATCCCAGGAATTCGTCAGTATATAAGCCTGCCAGCTGGGCTAGCTAAGATGAATATTTTTAGATTTTGCCTATTTACCACGCTTGGCGCTGGGATTTGGTGTGCGGTTTTGCTTGGAGTTGGCTACTTTCTAGGCTCAACTCCAGACAAACAGACACTTCTAACGATCACGATCGCCCTTTTAACTGTGGTTGCGGCAATAAGTGCTATCTATATAGTAAAGCAAAGAAAGAAATAA